The following proteins are co-located in the Synechococcus sp. PROS-U-1 genome:
- the gyrA gene encoding DNA gyrase subunit A, which translates to MTDSVGPVGGGPGGSDDRIIQTDLRNEMSRSYLEYAMSVIVGRALPDARDGLKPVHRRILYAMYELGLTSDRPYRKCARVVGEVLGKYHPHGDTAVYDALVRMAQDFSMSMPLIDGHGNFGSVDNDPPAAMRYTESRLRALTTDSLLEDIEAETVDFADNFDGSQQEPTVLPARIPQLLLNGSAGIAVGMATNIPPHNLNELIDGLLALIANPDITDQELIQLIPGPDFPTGGQILGREGIRETYLGGRGSVTMRGVANIETLEVPGRPDRDAVIITELPYQTNKAALIERIAELVNDKKLEGISDIRDESDRDGMRIVVELRRDAYPQVVLNNLFKLTPLQSNFSAYMLALVNGEPILLTLRKMLEVFLDFRVETIERRTRYLLRKAEERDHILLGLLLALDQLDPIIALIRAAPDTATARQQLQERHGLSDVQADAILQMQLRRLTALEADKIRLEHEDLVTKIADYKDILGRRERVFGIIQDELGQLQERYPTPRRTEILDLGGGLSDIDLIANERSVVLLTETGYLKRMPVSEFEATSRGTRGKAGTRSQGEDAVKLFISCNDHDTLVLFSDRGVSYALPAYRVPQCSRTAKGTPVVQLLPIPREEAITSLIPVSEFSDDTDLLMLTTGGFIKRTSLSAFSNIRSNGLIAINLEEGDALTWVRLAVPGDSVLIGSKAGMTIHFRLSDEELRPLGRTARGVRSMNLRDGDALVSMDVLPVELADQVAASAEEEEDSVSEGPWVLVASGSGLGKRVPVTQFRLQKRAGMGLRAMKFRTDADELVGLSVLGAGEELLLVSEKGVIVRTSADAIPQQSRAATGVRLQKLDKGDRLLKVVLVPPEADDDSEVDDNADNDNSAAGEAAPDQDS; encoded by the coding sequence ATGACGGATTCTGTGGGGCCTGTCGGCGGCGGTCCTGGCGGTTCCGACGATCGGATTATTCAGACGGACTTACGCAACGAGATGTCGCGCTCCTATTTGGAGTACGCGATGAGTGTGATCGTGGGTCGGGCCTTGCCCGACGCCCGCGATGGCCTCAAGCCCGTGCATCGCCGGATCCTTTATGCGATGTACGAGCTGGGCCTCACCAGCGACAGGCCCTATCGCAAATGCGCCCGTGTGGTGGGCGAAGTGCTTGGTAAATACCATCCCCACGGCGACACCGCTGTGTACGACGCCCTGGTGCGCATGGCCCAGGACTTCTCCATGTCTATGCCCCTCATTGATGGGCATGGCAATTTCGGCTCCGTGGACAACGATCCACCGGCAGCCATGCGGTACACCGAATCGCGGTTGCGGGCGCTCACCACCGACAGCCTGCTGGAGGACATCGAGGCGGAGACGGTTGATTTCGCCGACAACTTCGATGGATCCCAGCAGGAGCCCACGGTGCTGCCGGCCCGGATCCCGCAGCTGCTGCTGAATGGTTCGGCAGGAATCGCGGTGGGGATGGCCACCAACATTCCGCCCCACAACCTCAATGAGCTGATTGACGGGTTGCTGGCGTTGATCGCCAATCCCGACATCACGGATCAGGAGTTAATCCAGCTGATCCCCGGCCCCGATTTCCCCACCGGCGGTCAGATCCTGGGGCGTGAAGGCATCCGCGAGACCTACCTGGGTGGCCGCGGCTCGGTGACGATGCGCGGGGTTGCCAACATTGAAACGCTTGAGGTGCCGGGACGCCCCGATCGCGATGCCGTGATCATCACTGAGTTGCCGTATCAGACCAACAAAGCGGCGCTGATCGAGCGCATCGCCGAGCTGGTCAACGACAAGAAGCTCGAGGGCATCTCCGACATCCGCGATGAGAGCGACCGCGATGGCATGCGGATCGTGGTGGAACTGCGCCGTGACGCCTACCCGCAGGTGGTGCTGAACAACCTGTTCAAGCTCACCCCGCTGCAGAGCAATTTCAGCGCTTACATGCTGGCGTTGGTGAACGGTGAGCCGATCCTGCTCACCCTGCGCAAGATGCTCGAGGTGTTTCTCGACTTCCGGGTCGAGACGATCGAGCGCCGCACCCGCTATCTGCTGCGCAAGGCCGAAGAGCGCGACCACATCCTGCTGGGCCTGCTGCTGGCGCTCGATCAGCTGGATCCGATCATTGCCTTGATCCGGGCCGCTCCCGATACGGCAACTGCACGCCAACAGCTGCAGGAGCGCCATGGCCTCTCCGACGTCCAGGCCGATGCCATCTTGCAGATGCAGCTGCGTCGTCTGACGGCTCTGGAGGCTGACAAGATCCGGCTCGAGCACGAGGATCTTGTCACCAAGATCGCTGATTACAAGGACATCCTTGGCCGGCGTGAGCGGGTGTTCGGGATCATCCAGGACGAGCTCGGTCAGCTGCAGGAGCGCTACCCGACACCACGCCGCACCGAAATCCTCGACCTTGGCGGCGGCCTCTCCGACATCGACCTGATCGCCAATGAGCGTTCGGTGGTGCTGCTCACCGAGACCGGTTATCTCAAGCGGATGCCGGTGAGCGAATTTGAGGCCACCAGTCGCGGCACCCGTGGCAAGGCCGGCACCCGCAGCCAGGGTGAAGATGCGGTGAAGCTGTTCATCAGCTGCAACGACCACGACACCTTGGTGCTGTTTAGCGACCGCGGTGTGTCGTATGCCCTGCCCGCCTACCGCGTGCCCCAGTGCAGCCGCACGGCAAAGGGCACCCCGGTGGTGCAGCTGCTGCCGATTCCCAGGGAGGAGGCGATTACATCGTTGATTCCCGTGTCGGAGTTCAGCGACGACACCGATCTGCTGATGCTCACCACAGGGGGCTTCATCAAGCGCACCAGCCTTTCGGCCTTCAGCAACATCCGCTCCAATGGCCTGATCGCCATCAACCTGGAAGAGGGCGATGCCCTCACCTGGGTGCGCCTGGCGGTGCCCGGCGACAGCGTTTTGATCGGCTCCAAAGCCGGGATGACCATCCACTTCCGCCTCAGCGATGAGGAGCTGCGGCCCCTGGGACGCACAGCACGCGGTGTGCGTTCGATGAATCTGCGGGATGGTGATGCCCTGGTGAGCATGGATGTGCTGCCGGTGGAACTCGCCGATCAGGTGGCCGCCAGCGCAGAGGAAGAGGAGGATTCGGTGAGTGAGGGCCCCTGGGTTCTGGTTGCCTCAGGTTCGGGTCTGGGCAAGCGTGTGCCGGTGACGCAATTCCGTTTGCAGAAGCGTGCCGGTATGGGCCTGCGGGCGATGAAGTTCCGCACCGACGCCGACGAGCTGGTGGGGCTGAGTGTGCTCGGTGCCGGAGAGGAATTGCTGCTGGTGAGCGAGAAGGGGGTGATCGTGCGCACCAGCGCTGATGCCATTCCCCAGCAATCCCGAGCAGCCACGGGTGTTCGTCTCCAAAAGCTGGACAAAGGTGATCGGCTGCTCAAGGTGGTGCTGGTGCCGCCGGAAGCCGACGACGACAGTGAAGTCGACGACAATGCAGATAACGACAACAGCGCTGCCGGTGAGGCTGCACCTGATCAGGACAGCTGA